Part of the Zingiber officinale cultivar Zhangliang chromosome 6A, Zo_v1.1, whole genome shotgun sequence genome, CCACCCAAAGTCATCGATTTGAATACGTTGTGAGACTGTTATCTAAAgcactcaatgacaacagtttaaAACTATTGTTAAACGGTTGTCGATCGTGCTAAATGACatcggtgaaaaatcgttgtcaaACTGTTGTCGTtaaccaaaaaataataatttttaatcgtTATCTTTGAGGGCCCTTTTAACAACACGTCTTTTAACAATAATTTTTTGGGCCTATGACAATGGCAAAAAATCGTTGTTAATGGGAGTTTTTCATATAGTGAATGGAGATCAATTCTCTACAATGGATTatctaattatatttttattgggTTGTCCCAATTCCATGTTAGGAAATGATCTGTATTAATTTAGACTGTATGGCAGGGGTGCCCTCATGTGACAGGAGATATCCCTTTAATTTGATTTTCTACGTTACCTCGTCAACTTAATAGCATTGAAATCCAATGGGTTAAACACTCTGATGTAAACATCGCAAAGTTGTATTGGTATTTAATTAGAATCCCTATAATGTGACATAGTACATCAACTAGTATTACGATGAAATTAAAATCCTAGAATCATTTCTCAACCGACTTTTCAATTTCACATCCTCCGGACCTCTTGCTCTCAACTCTCTCTCCCTCTTAATCTCTTGTTATTAAGCTTTCAAATAGCATCCGATAGTCTAAATAATTTATTTCGTAGACTCAGTTAGTGTTTAATCTACAGTCCCTatgtaattaatattttattatttggtGACATAACCATATACTTGCGGTCATACAATAATAGATCCAATCAATTACTATTTTATTTTCAATGTAAAAAGTTATAAAATTAGAttactaaatttttaaactcCTTTATTTACCTGTGTGCGTTTTAGAGTAAAttcataaattataataatagttGTAGAAATAGTCCCAGATATTGTGGGAGAGAGTAGGAAATCACATATTTATACATCCAGTTAATAAGCTAAATGACCTTATTTCAAAAGATCGGGAGAGttttataattaacaaaaaaacAGATGTAATATTTTAAACAATTAAACATAATCAATTCATTAGGAACACCCGTGCCACTTTAAAAGCATAAACTCACAGGCATTTGTCCTGGCACATAGAAAATGCCAAGAAGTATCACATGAACCATTGATATGGGACAATTCGTTAGTTTGGACGGAAGTGAGGTTAATTTATTTATCTTTCGACAgtagtcaaattttaaattgaaaatcTTCCCAATTTAATTAGCTTTCTATTAGACCATTGATGCTACTGTTGACATGACTCCTTTCTCCAGCGCCCATTTTTCATTCAGCACAAACCAAAACATGTGAACTTGATTCTTGCACGCTTATCCTACTCATTCGATAATTAATTATTCGTTTTACTCTCGatgtgcaggatatatattgaaAGTGTTCTTTCATACTAATACGAGTCTAGTGATTAACACATGAGATATTATTATTATGAGATTTAAGAtttgaattttgataaaatcgagataaatattttctttatgtgttagtcattattccaaaaacTAGTAACCGTCCGTAATTTATCTTCTCCGTGTTGATCTTAGGACAGGTTGACAGGAATATTGGAGCGACCGTATTCACTTTTTGCCACCATGACATATATTGCAAAAATCCCACGAGATTATCTGAGATGGTAAGTAGTGGTTGGTTACGATTTGTAGCTGAGAACACTGGGTCGAATGATAAGGATGTCGGGGTGTACATCTCCGAACTCTGTGTACCTCACCCATCACTTATCCTCTCGACTACCATGATTATCTCTCTCGTGATGATCTTGAGTTGGGTGCGGCAAAGGCGTTGGGACGAGCGATTTCATCTTTTGGAGTATATATATTGCAAGAACTTAACAGGCAAATGGGATCGAAACAGAGAAGAGAATGACAAAGGCAATGGCAATGGCTGGGGTGGCCGTGTACATATTGGTGTGGGTGGGCCTCGTGGCCTTGAGCGCCGTGACGCAACAGGGCGTATGGGACATCGCCGACGCCACTTTCTACGGCGACATGTCCGGCAATGCTACCATGGGTAATAATAATATGAACTATCATGACAGCTCGTACTGTTTAGTTATTGATCTGGAAGATCGATTAAAATAGAACCAGTTGCAGGCGGAGATTGTGGGTACGGCGATCTTTTCGCGCAGGGGTATGGCCTGGAGAACACGGCGGTGAGCGGCGTGCTTTTTAACGACTACGAGACCTGCGGCGCTTGCTTCGAGGTACGGTGCTTCAACGACTCCTTGCGGTGCGCACCGGGGAGCATCAACGTGACAGTTACCAGCCTGTGCCCGCCGGACCCCAGGTTGCCCGGAGGGGGTCTCTGCCAGCCGCCGCGGAAACACTTCGACATGTCTGAGTCGATGTACGTGAAGATCGCCACGTCGTTCCACGCGGGGAGCATCCCCATCCAATTCCGACGGGTATCCTGCGTTAAGACGGGCGGGATCAAGTTCCAGATCAAGGGGAACCCTTGGTGGATATTGGTGCTGGTCTACAACGTGGGCGGTTCCGGCGACGTGGCGGCGCTGTCCATCAAGGGTTCCGGTTCCGGGTCAGAGTCAGGGATTGGCGCCAGCTGGACGCCGATGGAGAGGGAGTGGGGGCAGAACTGGCAGATCACCAAGACGCCCGAGTTGGTGGGTCAGAGGCTGTCCTTCCAGGTGACCACCGGTAACGGCAAGGTGGTGGTGTCGGACAACGTCGCGCCGGCGGACTGGCAGTTTGGCCAAATCTTTGAAGGCGCTCAGTTTTTATATTAATACATGattgttaatttaattatgggACTAATGCTATCGGCAAAATCAATAATACATGtactaatataaatatttttatttttacataccaatttatatattaaataaatagataaatttaTGTGTCCATACAAATGTTGATAGACATTTAATAATCCAGtctttttaatattataatataacttGGAATACTCTCCTTTGTACTGGTGTTCTTTCATTCACTCCAAAAGTTAACACTAACCAACTGTATGCTTAGTAGCCAGTAGCCAGTTGCCATTGCCATAGAGGATATCAAAACTCTTGTATTTCCTTGACTAAGAGCATCCGATCCGAGTAGATTATCACTGAATGTAGCCTACTATCAATGTTGCTCCTTTTATCAATATTGACATATTTATATCAATATAAAGAGAGCATTCAATCATCTTGACTTATTTAGATTTTACCATTTATCAAACATTTGATTACCTTGACCTGTTTAGACTTTGTCACTCTTAATATATGAGGACTTTCTCTTGACAAGCATTTTGTCACCTTTAACATGATTGTACTTTTCCAATCATTCGGTAGACTTTTCAGCCTTGCCAAACATCCGGTAAACTTGACCTACATAGACTTTTCAGTCACTTGATAGACTTCTTACCCTTACTATAAGTTTTGATAATCATCCGATAAATCTTTCTCGAAGTAGAGTAATTCTCACTTCCAAACATAAGATTCTGTTTGAATAACCCTAGGTCAAACCTTGACAAGATATTAGTTTATTGTACTATACGCTGATTGTATCAACCATTTTCCCCTATATAATATTTGGCAATACTATTAAGTTAGGCTTAtgtctagggatgtaaatgagccgaatcaagccgaacagtattagtctcgagctcggctcgtttaagttatatttagactcgagctcgagctcgaattgaacttttattacaaggctcgagctcgggtcgttttggaattatcaagctcgtgaacagttcgagctcggctcgttattagctcaattatcatagttaacgagcctaattcattaagcgagctcgggctcattttagaactcatttttttggctcgttttaaagCTCGTTTTAAGATTCGTTTTAGAACTCATTTTTTGACTCGTTTTATAGCTCAATTTTTGGCTTGATTTAAGActcgttttaaggctcgttttttggctcgtgAGCCTACAAACGAACATGTTTGCGAGCTCATGAGccaaatatccttaagctcgagctcggctcgataaaactgtcgagctcgaaattgagctcgagctcggctcgataagataaacgaacgaactcgaacgagctttttatcaAACCAAGCTCCGAATAACTCGCGAactgtttggttcatttacatccctacttaTGTCTTAAGGGTCTATGTCAATCTTGTTACTACTAGATTTGTCTAACTTGTGATTTACTCTTCCCatttgacatatataaaaaagaaaattaccactacaacaaaaatgttaaaagacaacacccctacgacaacgattttaagagaaagcgttgcgtatttgctcaaagacaacggtttttcccaaaaccgttgtctttgaacttctcattaaatataaaagacaacggttttgtgaaaactgttgtcattgagtgaCTCCTTTTTAaaacaacaacactttttacaacgattttataaaccgttgtctttatccgcgtttttaggggttacaacaacagttttgataaaaccgttgtaTTTGACTTTGGTTTTTTTTTCCCCTCGCGCGCAGTTTTTGCTTTCCCTCTCTTTGAATATCTTTTCGGCGTTGTGTCTTCCCCTTCGCGTTCAACCctagccatttttctttccctctcctcatataaTCTCTTCACGCCGCCATCGACCGACCGTCCGCCTCTGCTGCATCTTCCTCCCTCTCTCGATCCTGCCCAAAACACTACCAGGTTTCGCTCTCACCGGGCCATCTTCACTGCCgtcggaagaggaggaggaggagttgaTTTGTCTGCTGAAACGACCAGGGAGGATATTTAGCAGCTCGCGCTCGACGCGCCGCAGGTGgagcatttttatttattttaattttatgttctaTGATTTGTGTTCGATTTCGTTGGGTTGTTCCAATTTCTCGTAGAAAGCCATAAAATCGTGCAGTTGTCGATGTTGGGCAGGGAACTTCGACAGGGAACTTCGGCAGGGAACTTCGATCGATATATTTTAGTGTTTAGGTTTTCTTGAAACCAATTAGATTTATTTGGTTTTTCCTGGAGTCGGGCTAGCCGCCCGTCTCCAAGTTTTGATCTTTTATTTATACTTTGATTTGGATCGATGAATTTGTTTGCCAAAGATTTGTTTGTTCTTCTACCTGGGTTTTCATGAGGCTAACGTGAAGGTAAAAAAAATCCATTTACTAAACTCCGACTCATCTTCTTTTCCGAAACGCTGAAAAAGACACTGTTAATGTGCCAGCGGATGTCTTTCATGAGCAAATAGTAGGAAACTAtaaaaatgaaaaggaaaatattGGACAAGTGGTcgtgcttgatttttttttttactttaagatTTAGAGTGAAGATGTGTCTTTTTTTTCCACTCTCTGTCCATTTATCAGAATTTAAGGTAGCAGCAAAGCCTTAAATTCTGTTCTTATATTTACGTCTATGCATTTCTTCCTCAGTGCTACTTCTTTTATTAGAAAAAAGAAATCATAGCAGGAGAGACTCCTACCTTATACTGTTATTTTGTTCATCTTCTCCCCCTTCGTCATAATATCTCTACGTTTTCAGCCAACGCACCCAAAGACCAACCTTTTTGTAAGCTACAAGCCACGTGATTAAGGAGGTaattctattgtgtttactttcaaCTCTACAATGGAGGCTACGTAGATGTAAAATGGAAGAACTCATGTGGATTTCTCTTTTTAATGTTTTCCTTCTTTTAGTAGTGTTACAAAGATGATTGATGCGGAAGAGATATCCCAATTGTGGAGTCAATTTCTCAATTATCTCATCAAATTAGAGAAGGAGCTGAAATGCTTCATATGGTAGTGTTATTCAGTCATTCTAAGGCTTCAATTCTCTAGCTTCAGTGATaagaataattttcttttcatttgagagTTTATTTAGAATGAAATAATATGTCTTATTATCGTTTATTTTCTTGCAGCAATGGTTTGCTTAGAACACCAAAATTATTACCTTGTAATCACATAGTTTGCAGGTATTTGTGTTCATTTGTGTGTTATTCCAAATCTAATGAtagataatactaaatacaaagtCATTGCTCTGAGCATATTCAACGACTGTATTATCACTCCTTTAACCAGTGAACGTTCTATTTGCCTTTCTTGTCAAAACCCTTTTCGATACGAAGGTATAAATTTGTTACAATTAACAACTTTTACACAGCTCTGAAATTATAAATCATTTCATGTGTTAGCCTTTCTTCTAAATATTTGCAGACACTAGGCATGCTTTTCACGTAGAAAGGATGGTGAGCCTTTTTCAAGAGATGGATGCTGCTATTGGCAGCATTATTCAACATAGACCATCACCTAAAAATGTGcttattatgcaaaattctcaacTTAGGATGAAACGTCCTAGTTTGTGATGTCTGTAGCTACAACACACTCTAATAAATATTTCACTTGCAGGTGATAAACCACAAGGAGTACATAATGTACAAGATAAATCATGTCATTCACCCCTCTCCAAAAAAGTTTCACTTGTAGGAGATGAACCATCAGAAGTACATAATGGACAAGATAAACCAAGCCATTCGTGCCTCTCTAAAAAGTGTCACTTGCAGGAGATGAACTGGCAGGAGTACATAATGCACAAGATATACCAAGCCATTCACTCCTCTCTAAACTTGCACGAGATAAACCAACCCATTCACTCCTCTCTGAAACTGTACCTGGTATGCAAAATTCTCAACTTAGGATGAAGCGTCCTAGCTTGTGATGTCTGCAGTTGCAACACACTAATAAATTTTCACTTGCAGGTGATAAACCAAGTCATTCACGCCTCACTATGCAAGCACATCTTCGTCCATTTATCACTTGCAGGCAAAAGTTTCTAGGAATTGATATGTTCCATTCCTTTAGTTGTATCACCTAGAAGAATCATCAAGGCAGGAGTAGGTAGAAAGTTAATTTAGATACTAACCTCACTATGCAAGTTATCGGGACTGCAACAAATGGTGAATGCCTCTTCTTACTGTACACAATGCATTAGTAGCTGATTTTGTTTACATGCCTTGCAGTACCATTCGTGCTCTATTCGGCATGAAGATCTACGCATTATGTTACTTGAAATAGCGGGTGAGCATCGATAACTCAGATTGCGGATTCAATAATTCAGTGATACTAATCTGATCAAACAGTCTTTTGGTTAAGACCTTCATAAAGATGCATAGAAACTGTTCTCATAGAATATTTTAAGggttttttttcgatatattgtTCTTGAtgatgcttgtttttctttctttgtaggtTGTTGTATCGACATCCAGAGCATAGGAAATCAATACCTCCATTTGCTTCCATTTGCTCAGTTAGTTGTCTCTCTTccatttgctttgtttcttaattgaagagataattgttataacaatacTTCTAACATATAACATTACTTGTTTCCTTGTGCAATTCTAATAGTCGGGTTCTCTAATTGTTTGTTTCCTTGAGCCTTCCATAGATTGCTATTTTTTCTCTACAACACAGAGAATTTGTATTAAAGTtcgcatatatatattttgaatgttgatagtgaacttaattgattttaatttccttgtctatTTTCAACATTTGCCTAGACAAGTTCTTGTCATTTTGTCAATCCTGCCTATAACTCAACAAGTTTGCATCCTAAATCAATGTTTAGATGTATTTTCCACaggtttagttaatttcttattgccacgagtatcttttaagaatatttttgactgatTATTTAGAAACTCAATGGCAAGGTCAATGATATTCATTGATCTAATAGACAGACATAGGCAAAGTAAACTTATTCTGCGAATTTAAATCTATGTGCATAAGTTTTCCAATGGAAGTTACCAAGATAactctaagttggttaaattgcttgtattttattagtttgtattgtattagtttgtattgcattagtttgtattgcataagttacattctgagactataagttggttacattgcttgtattttatgtagatttatatgaataaatctaattcTGGAATTCTGGAAATGAGTGTTGTCCTGGAATTGTTTTATATTAAACCTATGCGAAATCatggaattgcttgtattgcataagtttgtatttcACTAGTTAAATtctgagactataagttggttatattgcttgtattttatgtagatttatatgaataaatctaaattagAATTCTGGAATTTTGGTATTGACTGTTGTCATTGAATTgctttatattagagctatgtgaaatcctggaattgcttgtattgcataagttaaattctgagactataagttggttatattgcttgtattttatgtagatttatatgaataaatctaaatcagaatTCTGGAATTCTGGTATTGCTCGTTGTCATGGAATTGTTTTATATTAGAGTTATGCGAAATcctggaattgcttgtattgcataagttttatttcttagaccataagttggttatattgcttgttttttatgtagatttatatgaataaatctaaatttggaattgataagttttgtttaatttttctgttGCAGGTACATAACTCAGTCAATTCATGTAGCTTGAGACTTttgatgcaaggagtgagctttgttaggttgtAAATTGCCTTACTAATGTgtaaaagtcatatggagaacagtactagaaaacatgtgatttatgcatggtttgatactactcatcttgtatatgtgtggctacaagatgaattatatatggatatttattttggatttaatttagtaaatatttagttttgtattggtggtttgcttatagtaaaataaaattggttgtttggtattaatgaacattaaagacaacagttaaaaatgttgtaaaaactaggtaaaccacaatgaaatttttttgtaaaaagtgataaaagacaacaattttatccgttgtaaaatatattaaaactattgtaaaaaaaaataaaacgtgTCAAATactatctaccacaacagtttatatctgttgtaaaaaatgtctaccacaacggtttatttctgttattgaaattatctaccacaacgattttaaacgttgtcgtatccttcatagctaaattttgggcatataaacaacaacggataaaaaccgttgtcaaatgtctacaaagataacggattcaaaaccgttgtcgtagggtaatacattctacaacactctcagttacaacggttttttgaccgtacgacaacggataatatccgttgtcattTGTAGTTTTTATTGTAGTGTACCTAAGGTTACCTTatgttttgcaccaacaataagatttttgaaaacatttaaaatattttgagaTAAAGCAATGTTTTAAATATCTAACTTTGAAATAGTTTACAAAAATACATTCAAGAGATACCAAGTTAAGTTTATGGGAAtaattttttgaaagattttaaggcacaatttttttttaagatttttgaaaatatatagaATATTTTAAGTGAAagagctttttcaaaaaataattttgaataatattATGCAGGTACCTTGTTAATTTTGTTAAGTAAACTGTTTTTCTAAGTACTAAAAATCTTTAaaagaaagaattttcaaaattattttcaatattgttgaaagaattttttttaaaaaaattctagattTTTCAAAGACTTTTCActagatttcaaaattttttttcaatgtgtaaagaataataatttttgaaatgtaaATTTAGAATCTTTTTTTAGTCTtgaattttgacaaaaaaaaaaaaaaatctaccttTAACCTGACACACCCTTGTTACATCCTTATTAACCATAAAGAAGATCACCTTATGTAACTTAGGGTTCTAGAGGTTCAAGATTGACCTAAGGATATTGACTCTAAGTGTTGGTCaacaaatatgattttttaaagtatataggttttgaaaaattattagtaTAATATACCCAATCAAACATGAAGTACATTAAAATATTACTACGTTGaatcaatattttaaaaataatttaggaacatatttttataagtttttttaaaaaaatatttttaatttaatagtcattatcatctcacccattctatgtGTCTGAGTACAATCAATCATGGTAACCTTATAAATTTTGAGAGATGATTTTCAATtttacttaatttaaaatttatacttagatttgaaaaattgtttgaccttgtattagatttagatttagtcGTAAGTGAGTTAAGTTCACATTTAAAAAATTAGCTTTTGGATTATGATGAGGCACATAGGCTCTCTTAGGTATCAAAACAACGATCATTTCCttagataaaatatttttaaggaactGTACACTTAATCTACTTTATGAAAAACCCTAATCTAACTAATCTAGGATGTGGTAATGTAGTTTCAATCAATTCCACTTAGTTAATCAGACCAAGTAGGATACTTTTTACACTACCTAACTACCTAAATTAAACTTTTTTAATGTATCCTTCCCTATTACTATGTTGGGcaagaatt contains:
- the LOC121993946 gene encoding expansin-A2-like isoform X3; the encoded protein is MTKAMAMAGVAVYILVWVGLVALSAVTQQGVWDIADATFYGDMSGNATMVAGGDCGYGDLFAQGYGLENTAVSGVLFNDYETCGACFEVRCFNDSLRCAPGSINVTVTSLCPPDPRLPGGGLCQPPRKHFDMSESMYVKIATSFHAGSIPIQFRRVSCVKTGGIKFQIKGSGSGSESGIGASWTPMEREWGQNWQITKTPELVGQRLSFQVTTGNGKVVVSDNVAPADWQFGQIFEGAQFLY
- the LOC121993946 gene encoding expansin-A4-like isoform X1 — encoded protein: MTKAMAMAGVAVYILVWVGLVALSAVTQQGVWDIADATFYGDMSGNATMVAGGDCGYGDLFAQGYGLENTAVSGVLFNDYETCGACFEVRCFNDSLRCAPGSINVTVTSLCPPDPRLPGGGLCQPPRKHFDMSESMYVKIATSFHAGSIPIQFRRVSCVKTGGIKFQIKGNPWWILVLVYNVGGSGDVAALSIKGSGSGSESGIGASWTPMEREWGQNWQITKTPELVGQRLSFQVTTGNGKVVVSDNVAPADWQFGQIFEGAQFLY
- the LOC121993946 gene encoding expansin-A4-like isoform X2, encoding MTKAMAMAGVAVYILVWVGLVALSAVTQQGVWDIADATFYGDMSGNATMGGDCGYGDLFAQGYGLENTAVSGVLFNDYETCGACFEVRCFNDSLRCAPGSINVTVTSLCPPDPRLPGGGLCQPPRKHFDMSESMYVKIATSFHAGSIPIQFRRVSCVKTGGIKFQIKGNPWWILVLVYNVGGSGDVAALSIKGSGSGSESGIGASWTPMEREWGQNWQITKTPELVGQRLSFQVTTGNGKVVVSDNVAPADWQFGQIFEGAQFLY